atccataataatggatttaattttatgAGCCAATTTTTCTCCCATATCAATTCTTGATCGATAAACTGAAACTCCATCTAATACACTATCAGGTCTAGCAAAATAAAcatattcaaaaatatcaggagcaaaaatttttggttCAACAACTTGTTTAAATTCATATTCACCAGTTTTAGTAATAATTATTGCTTCACCAGGTTTAATAtctttaaaattattaaatccaTGAGCTTTTAAAACTACTGATTCTGATGCTAACATATaactttttgattttgaaccatcattatcattaacattaattctttcaccaaataataatggtcTAATTCCATTAGGATCACGAAATCCAATAATTCCATACCCAGCTAACATGGCAATACAAGCATAAGCTCCTCTAATTTTATTCATAGTACCAGTTAAAGCAGAAAATAAATCACCATTATTAACTCTCagtttattaaatttatctaATTCTGCGgcaaaaatatttaataataattccGAATCAGAATCAGTATTAATATGACGATGAACTACTTCATCTAAATGTTTTCTTAATTCAATAGAATTAACTAAGTTCCCATTATGACTTAAACTTATACCATAAGGTGAATTAACATAAAATGGTTGAGCTTCACTACCAGCACTTGATCCAGCAGTTGGATAACGTAAATGACAAATCCCATAATTtccaattaaattattcatTCTTTGTTGAGTGAAAACATCTCTAGCCATTCCATTACCTTTACATTGATAAAATCTTCCTTTAGATCCACAAGTAGCAATTCCAGCAGCATCTTGTCCACGATGTTGTAAAAACATTGCTCCTTCAAATAATTCAGGAGCAAcatttaaattttgttCTGCTAATACAATACCTAATATTCCacacatttttttatatatataaggatagtttgtttgtttgtttttttttaaaaaaagattattaagaaattttttttggggatgacagatgatgatgatgatataaGTAAAAAGAACTCTTATGTATGAATAATGAAAACCTTCCCCCcctcaaaaaaaacaaaaaagataaaaataaaactatatcctaaaccaaaaaaaattaatgagttattcaaaaattgggaaatagatatatatataagttAGTTGATATTTGAAGATTCTATAAATCTTaagaaaaccaaaaaggaaaaggaaatgGAAAGACtttttgaataatgaaaaaaaaaaaaaaaaaaaattttcttttcattcttttcattctttttgtatggtggtggtggtggggTGGGATGGGGGAATAAGAATTAATCAGAGTAGTAGTGTAATGTGGTTAATTTTctattccttttttttcctcttcATCTTCCTGATCTCAtctcaaatcaaatcaaatcacaTTAAAtagaattcaattcaatctCATCAATcttatcatttatttatttatacaTTGAAATGTAACAATGTTTAACTATTTCTATgtttgatgttgttgttgttgttgtattttttttttttttttccctttcTTGCCATCATATCCCTCACCACAACTTTTCTCTTTGTAAAATCCGagtcaaaaacaaaaaaataccccaaaaaagaattgataaataaataaatcaatgaaattatttattagtagtagtaatagtagtagtaatagtggTGGTAGGATTTAGTTTAGTTATTTATTACTCCTAATTGTTAATTTACTAACATTTTACATTATTAACCACAAATATTTAGgttttcattatttctCTTTCATTGTTAGATTATTTTATAAACTAATGAAAAAGGGAAGGAGGGAAGGAGGGAAGGGGGGAAGGCATTCACTTTATTCCTggctttttctttttaattattaattattaattattaattatcaTTCATCCTTATTATTAGTCgttatcaaattattattattgtattattatatttttcaataatgaaatttataaatccaataaatataaaaatattatattatcatttgttgttgaatatttttCTCTTACTCTTAAAAAAACCCAACTTAGCTCATACCACTTGATATTACATCAatggttgttttttttttttagt
This is a stretch of genomic DNA from Candida dubliniensis CD36 chromosome 1, complete sequence. It encodes these proteins:
- a CDS encoding amidophosphoribosyltransferase, putative (Similar to S. cerevisiae ADE4;~Similar to C. albicans ADE4;~Similar to S. pombe ADE4); the protein is MCGILGIVLAEQNLNVAPELFEGAMFLQHRGQDAAGIATCGSKGRFYQCKGNGMARDVFTQQRMNNLIGNYGICHLRYPTAGSSAGSEAQPFYVNSPYGISLSHNGNLVNSIELRKHLDEVVHRHINTDSDSELLLNIFAAELDKFNKSRVNNGDLFSALTGTMNKIRGAYACIAMLAGYGIIGFRDPNGIRPLLFGERINVNDNDGSKSKSYMLASESVVLKAHGFNNFKDIKPGEAIIITKTGEYEFKQVVEPKIFAPDIFEYVYFARPDSVLDGVSVYRSRIDMGEKLAHKIKSIIMDDNEIDVVIPVPDTARTSAFQCAVTLNKPFREGFVKNRYIGRTFIMPNQQERRSSVRRKLNAMDSEFNGKNVLLVDDSIVRGTTSKEIVAMAREAGAKKVFFASCAPPIRFNHIYGIDLADTKALVGFNRNEKEIAQVIGADKVIYQDLQDLIDCCKSNIIKNFEVGVFTGEYITGVEDNYLQELEKIRAQNQRLQQNIKMKGLSVDACIDSSDLVDIKAEVDISIYNRGDYTE